From a region of the Oryza sativa Japonica Group chromosome 6, ASM3414082v1 genome:
- the LOC136356936 gene encoding uncharacterized protein, with protein sequence MPAGGGGGSSCPPGTIANKVPLALFDSSPRAPMAGKRAAYALRPGTRSSCSGRLFPLAALAGLAAMHYSNHRRKLSRFDCDKIAQQMLMVKPCGICRHGHHNGHQQELRSSD encoded by the exons atgccggcgggcggcggcggcgggagcagctgTCCACCAGGAACCATCGCCAACAAGGTCCCCCTTGCCCTCTTCGATtcatcccctcgcgctccgaTGGCGGGTAAGCGGGCAGCGTACGCGCTGCGGCCGGGCACCCGCTCCTCCTGCTCCGGCCGGCTGTTTCCTCTGGCCGCCCTGGCTGGGCTGGCTGCGATGCACTACAGCAATCACAG GAGGAAATTGAGTCGTTTTGATTGTGACAAAATAGCCCAGCAAATGCTGATG GTTAAACCCTGCGGCATATGTCGCCATGGCCACCATAATGGCCATCAGCAAGAG CTGAGGAGCAGTGACTGA
- the LOC107277395 gene encoding uncharacterized protein, whose protein sequence is MANGHSTEDQEKVEEKPLELLLRKYLLLLAIMAATVTYATGFNPPGGVWQDTEAGHLAGDSIIRDTYYPRYLVFFYCNAAAFVLSIIVIILILSLAIAQEKKNFWIPMLPLRVAMVLDLLGLVGAYAAGTSRAVLKPRNAWVLAVIFVYMVIQLVLTSLSSCTGDGKKEEAKEQLQTADGKEEKINKLSQSGHKKEEEKERRRKLLLLLATFVMSVTYLAGLSAPGGYWDSSKEGHNAGDLVMREHHAIRLKAFFVFNAAAFVMSLLIIMLLLDKQLVIPLLQDQDQSMTSRVRTRFLKAYIIIALVGLVGAYATGSSRNSDTTIYVGCLVFAVLACILFLKVIISPHPQGSASDSNGRPSNGVKKNASNGGVQTNTSNADILEKAQSLVVLLSTLVTTVTYQAGLIPPGGVWQENWKEHEAGNPILLSIQPERYKVFFYCNSIAFAVSLVIIILVQYKPILKHHILELAMIMDLFGLIGAYSAGSCRDVTTSIYVIALAGVVLVYVVIHVIFITLDEDMGKKDGDKDKKDEGKRRKRLLLFAVLCTTLTYQAGLTPPGGFWLKDDEFGHHAGEPVLSYNYPRHYKAFLYCNSMSFMSSIAVIILLVNPNLYKPAIRSYALSVCTAVGMFALMCAYAAGSTQHLKTSIYIFGLVALVLFIMIVVLICFVKKEMSQLTHKMRKKESYRSPLQHKMRMS, encoded by the exons ATGGCGAATGGACACTCTACAGAGGATCAAGAGAAAGTGGAAGAAAAACCACTGGAGTTACTCTTGCGGAAGTACCTCTTACTGCTGGCTATTATGGCAGCCACAGTGACATATGCCACAGGTTTCAATCCACCCGGGGGTGTCTGGCAGGATACCGAGGCCGGGCACCTCGCCGGTGACTCCATTATCCGGGATACCTACTACCCCCGGTACCTTGTTTTCTTCTACTGCAATGCGGCTGCGTTCGTTTTGTCCATTATAGTCATCATCCTCATCTTGAGCCTTGCAATCGCACAAGAGAAGAAAAACTTTTGGATCCCCATGCTTCCACTGCGGGTGGCCATGGTGCTGGATCTGCTTGGCCTTGTGGGGGCCTATGCAGCTGGGACCAGCCGGGCCGTGCTAAAACCCAGGAATGCTTGGGTGTTGGCCGTCATTTTTGTCTATATGGTGATACAACTTGTGCTGACTTCATTGAGCAGCTGCACAG GTGATGGCAAAAAGGAGGAAGCCAAGGAGCAACTGCAAACAGCTGATGGCAAAGAGGAGAAAATCAATAAGCTCTCCCAATCAGGTCATaagaaagaggaggaaaaagagcGGCGCCGCAAGCTCCTACTACTTCTCGCTACATTTGTGATGAGCGTCACTTACCTGGCTGGGTTGAGTGCACCTGGTGGCTACTGGGACAGCAGCAAGGAGGGACACAATGCAGGCGACCTGGTCATGCGAGAGCACCATGCTATCCGCCTGAAGGCATTCTTTGTCTTTAATGCTGCTGCATTTGTCATGTCCCTGCTCATCATTATGCTGCTCCTAGACAAGCAACTAGTCATCCCACTACTCCAGGACCAGGATCAAAGCATGACCTCCCGAGTAAGGACCCGCTTTCTCAAAGCGTACATCATTATTGCTCTTGTCGGTCTTGTGGGGGCCTACGCCACCGGCAGCAGCAGGAATAGTGACACTACCATCTATGTTGGCTGTCTGGTTTTCGCTGTTCTTGCATGCATTCTTTTTCTCAAGGTGATTATATCCCCTCACCCACAAGGGTCAGCATCAGATTCAAATGGAAG GCCAAGCAATGGAGTAAAGAAGAACGCAAGCAATGGTGGAGTACAGACCAATACAAGCAATGCAGATATTCTGGAGAAGGCTCAATCTCTTGTTGTCCTGCTTTCCACTCTTGTAACAACCGTCACATACCAAGCAGGACTGATCCCACCAGGTGGTGTTTGGCAGGAGAATTGGAAGGAGCATGAGGCTGGCAATCCAATACTCTTATCTATTCAACCAGAACGTTACAAGGTATTCTTTTACTGCAACTCAATAGCCTTTGCAGTATCCTTGGTCATCATCATCTTGGTCCAGTACAAGCCTATCCTCAAGCACCACATACTAGAGCTTGCCATGATAATGGATCTGTTTGGCCTCATTGGTGCATACTCTGCTGGGAGCTGCCGAGATGTAACCACATCCATTTATGTCATTGCCTTAGCTGGAGTTGTTCTAGTCTATGTGGTTATTCATGTTATATTCATCACACTTGATGAGGACATGGGAAAGAAAGATGGGGACAAGGACAAGAAGGATGAGGGAAAGAGGCGCAAGAGGTTGCTCCTTTTTGCTGTTTTGTGTACGACCCTTACTTATCAAGCTGGGTTGACCCCGCCAGGCGGGTTTTGGCTGAAGGACGATGAGTTTGGGCACCATGCAGGTGAGCCTGTCCTATCTTACAACTATCCACGCCATTATAAGGCATTCTTGTACTGCAACTCAATGAGCTTCATGTCATCGATTGCCGTCATTATACTCCTCGTGAACCCGAATCTGTATAAGCCAGCCATACGAAGCTATGCTCTCTCTGTTTGCACCGCAGTAGGCATGTTTGCTCTCATGTGTGCCTACGCTGCAGGAAGCACTCAGCACCTGAAAACATCCATCTATATCTTTGGGTTGGTGGCTTTGGTCCTCTTCATTATGATTGTAGTCCTAATATGTTTTGTCAAAAAGGAAATGAGCCAGCTAACTCACAAGATGAGGAAGAAAGAGTCGTACAGAAGTCCCCTCCAGCACAAGATGAGGATGTCATAG
- the LOC107275675 gene encoding uncharacterized protein, which yields MDKAQSLVVLLSTLVATVAYQAGLVPPGGVWQDNWNGHEAGDSILLSMQPERYRVFFYCNSIAFAASLVIIILVQYKPILKLRVLQFAMILDLFGLIGAYSSGSCRDVTTSIYVIALAGAVLIYVVIHVLFVTLEDEDIRKEGREKDRKLEDKRRKRLLLFAVLCVTLTYQAGLTPPGGFWLMDDEFGHHAGDPVLFYNYPRRYKAFFYCNSMSFMSSIALIILLVNPNLYRPAIRSYALSVCTAVGMFALLCAYAAGSTQHLKTSIYIFGLVLLVFFIMIVLLIYSYWRQKRIMSHNKEDTEKGKSPGTQNEDITKQDSKTVKPTGTKSDVEMEEDDITAKSTKLKENDSTGKSSEIEDEGEAKQNRLEHSIERAKQETATESPKKEDKSKKKHATRKYLMLLGVLAASVTYQAGLNPPGGVWQGNSNDHAAGNPVMHDKKRYRYLIFFYSNSTSFVASIVVIILLLPEKLLGEAWSLNVMNITIVLDLLGLLLAYMAGSRMRLQSSGYFVVFVIGALGFAAIHKIWSYLQRKRNDQHRLLDQPR from the coding sequence ATGGATAAGGCTCAATCTCTTGTTGTACTGCTTTCAACCCTTGTAGCAACCGTCGCATACCAAGCAGGACTGGTCCCTCCTGGTGGTGTTTGGCAGGACAACTGGAACGGACATGAGGCTGGCGATTCAATACTCCTATCCATGCAACCAGAACGTTACAGGGTATTCTTTTACTGCAACTCAATAGCCTTCGCAGCGTCCTTGGTCATCATCATCTTGGTCCAGTATAAGCCTATACTCAAGCTCCGCGTACTCCAGTTTGCCATGATATTGGATCTGTTTGGCCTCATTGGTGCATACTCTTCTGGGAGCTGCCGAGATGTAACCACATCCATTTATGTCATTGCCTTGGCTGGAGCTGTCCTAATCTATGTGGTTATTCATGTTCTGTTTGTCACGCTCGAAGATGAAGACATACGAAAGGAAGGCAGGGAGAAGGACCGGAAACTTGAGGACAAGAGACGCAAGAGGTTGCTCCTTTTTGCTGTCTTGTGTGTGACACTTACTTACCAAGCTGGGTTGACCCCACCAGGCGGATTTTGGCTGATGGATGATGAGTTTGGGCACCATGCAGGTGACCCTGTCCTCTTTTACAACTATCCACGCCGTTATAAGGCTTTCTTCTACTGCAATTCAATGAGCTTCATGTCATCGATTGCCCTAATTATACTCCTTGTGAATCCGAACCTGTACAGGCCAGCCATACGAAGTTATGCTCTCTCAGTTTGCACTGCGGTAGGCATGTTTGCGCTTTTGTGTGCCTATGCTGCTGGAAGCACTCAGCACCTGAAAACATCCATCTATATCTTTGGTTTGGTGCTGTTGGTATTCTTCATTATGATCGTACTCCTAATATATTCCTATTGGAGACAGAAAAGAATCATGTCACATAACAAAGAAGATACAGAAAAAGGAAAGTCCCCTGGCACACAAAATGAGGATATCACAAAACAAGACAGTAAAACAGTGAAGCCTACTGGGACAAAATCTGATGtagaaatggaagaagatgacatAACAGCGAAGTCCACTAAGTTAAAAGAAAATGACAGCACAGGAAAGTCCTCTGAAATAGAAGATGAGGGTGAAGCCAAACAAAATAGATTAGAACATTCTATTGAGAGAGCAAAACAAGAAACAGCCACAGAGTCTCCCAAGAAAGAGGACAAATCAAAAAAGAAACATGCCACACGCAAATACTTGATGCTGCTAGGAGTCTTGGCTGCAAGTGTTACTTACCAGGCCGGTCTCAACCCACCCGGCGGTGTGTGGCAGGGAAATAGTAATGATCATGCAGCAGGTAACCCAGTTATGCATGACAAAAAAAGATACCGTTATCTCATCTTCTTTTACAGCAACTCTACTTCATTTGTGGCATCCATTGTTGTTATCATCCTGTTGCTACCAGAGAAACTGCTGGGGGAGGCATGGTCACTTAATGTGATGAACATAACGATTGTGTTGGACTTACTTGGCCTCCTACTAGCCTACATGGCTGGCTCAAGAATGAGGTTGCAGTCTTCTGGATATTTCGTCGTGTTTGTTATAGGTGCACTAGGCTTTGCTGCAATTCACAAGATTTGGTCATATTTGCAAAGGAAAAGAAATGATCAGCACAGACTGTTAGACCAACCCAGATAG